A DNA window from Primulina huaijiensis isolate GDHJ02 unplaced genomic scaffold, ASM1229523v2 scaffold5453, whole genome shotgun sequence contains the following coding sequences:
- the LOC140970321 gene encoding uncharacterized protein yields MDSRAGKRSAGGPITQRKVLTVAFKDAASARDEDVRFCNRIGCNGRIKYSQTTNFGTIDRSKCPRPSFCSLRGNGIIGTSSKRNSAKMSEKKFNLDSRRKLFSQSESSVSGDSLGRSPTYQSKLGINNSEKITITESRSSNVSSNIRPRKPSILPSSSDFLASKSIGTGPSKNSTLSRHSPRSLKSGSKPDVIPPSCSSVSKSIAENAMKKRSHEKDTSSSRSGRKTTALSSSHRHVSPSTRRTSISNSRRNSCIVGGDSSATSSARARNSGNINKRMRPTDRENRQNFSSIGEPSDTETPNSSLSSDSSSNGDNSSTLMYFSSEDLGFNHSRNRRALPRDNLDGIAEVLLALERIERAVLTHEQVLALEARFFLTGLNLHDQHRDMRMDIDDMSYEELLALEERMGTVSTALSEETLSKCIRRSIYQNTPLEIRDTGSSEDGGDIKCSICQEEFELGDNVGTLIECDHGYHITCITQWLSLKNWCPICKGSAAPSQSFSSL; encoded by the exons ATGGATTCACGTGCTGGTAAAAGAAGTGCAGGTGGGCCGATCACTCAGAGAAAAGTTCTTACTGTTGCTTTTAAAGATGCAGCTTCTGCGAGGGATGAAGACGTTCGATTTTGTAATCGAATAGGATGCAACGGGAGAATTAAGTACAGTCAGACTACAAATTTCGGAACCATAGATAGATCCAAATGTCCTAGACCTTCTTTTTGTTCTTTGCGTGGGAATGGAATAATTGGAACTTCTTCTAAGAGAAATTCTGCGAAGATGAGTGAAAAGAAGTTTAATTTAGATTCAAGGAGAAAGTTGTTTTCTCAATCAGAAAGTAGCGTGTCAGGTGATTCACTAGGTAGAAGTCCAACTTATCAATCCAAATTAGGGATTAACAACTCTGAAAAGATTACTATAACGGAAAGTAGGAGTTCAAATGTATCTTCAAATATTAGGCCTCGTAAACCCAGCATCCTGCCGTCTTCTTCCGATTTTTTGGCTTCTAAAAGCATTGGCACTGGGCCATCTAAGAATAGCACTTTGAGTAGGCATAGTCCAAGGAGCCTAAAATCTGGCTCAAAACCTGATGTTATACCACCTAGTTGTTCATCAGTGTCCAAGTCTATCGCAGAGAATGCAATGAAAAAGAGAAGCCATGAAAAGGACACCAGCTCATCTCGTAGTGGGAGAAAAACCACAGCCCTATCATCTTCTCATAGGCATGTATCACCTTCGACTAGGCGTACCTCAATCTCCAATTCAAGAAGAAATAGTTGCATAGTTGGAGGGGATAGCAGTGCTACCAGTTCTGCTCGGGCTCGAAATTCAGGAAATATAAACAAAAGAATGAGGCCTACAGACCGAGAAAATAGACAAAACTTTTCATCCATTGGAGAACCTTCTGATACAGAAACACCTAATAGCTCCCTTTCTAGTGATTCGAGCAGTAATGGTGATAACTCCTCGACTTTGATGTATTTCAGTTCGGAGGATCTTGGTTTTAACCATTCAAGGAATCGTCGTGCATTACCTCGAGATAACCTTGATGGAATCGCTGAG GTATTATTAGCTCTTGAGAGGATCGAACGTGCAGTGCTGACGCATGAG CAAGTACTAGCTCTGGAGGCCAGGTTTTTCCTCACCGGCCTTAACCTCCACGACCAACATCGAGACATGAGGATGGATATTGATGATATGTCGTACGAG GAATTGTTAGCTTTAGAGGAGAGGATGGGTACGGTAAGCACGGCCCTCTCGGAAGAGACATTGTCGAAATGCATCAGGAGAAGCATTTACCAGAATACCCCATTGGAAATTCGAGATACGGGATCAAGCGAGGATGGAGGTGACATCAAATGCAGTATTTGTCag GAGGAGTTTGAACTCGGGGACAACGTTGGGACGTTGATTGAATGTGACCACGGTTATCACATAACGTGTATCACCCAGTGGTTAAGTCTCAAGAACTGGTGCCCGATTTGTAAAGGTTCAGCAGCCCCATCACAATCATTTTCATCTTTGTGA
- the LOC140970293 gene encoding uncharacterized protein: MCFVFVCDEDERVVGRQAAPGACPYCGGMVQAMDVQSQWRLCFVPLYFKTKRRFYCSICSRRLVNL, from the coding sequence ATGTGCTTTGTTTTTGTTTGCGACGAGGACGAGAGGGTGGTAGGCAGGCAGGCAGCGCCGGGTGCTTGCCCGTACTGCGGCGGCATGGTGCAAGCTATGGACGTGCAGAGCCAGTGGCGGTTGTGCTTCGTGCCGCTTTATTTCAAGACCAAGCGTAGATTCTACTGCTCCATCTGCTCTAGGCGATTGGTTAACCTGTAA